Proteins encoded together in one Pseudomonas sp. Seg1 window:
- a CDS encoding alkaline phosphatase D family protein, protein MSPTLDDLNSLPAVLAGPLLRRLEPTRLVMWLVGTRPLSLTLRLQGVGDIPLDVENCTVIPVGSRAFVHLIDITLDSALPFDTFIDYDLLIDDEKGIADWAPHLLYADTTRPNFVLRSRIDQLLHGSCRKPHHPAADGLLCVDQLLAAQTDPQQRPALLMMSGDQVYADDVAGPMLRAIHALIERLGLLDEHLEGAVVSDSAKLYQHPASYYHRADLLPALESNETLRERFFGGARKPIFTSSSADNHLVTFAEIMAMYLLVWSPVAWTLINPQPPLLTPDRLKRYALEQTRIDAFKAGLDNVARVLAHLPSLMIFDDHDITDDWNLSAQWEETAYGHPFSKRIIGNALIAYMLCQGWGNNPDAFKDVLEKTRRLAASGDDHYLDSPVQDELIDDLLCFQNWHFVMPTSPALVVLDTRTRRWRSEMTLKQPSGLLDWEALSELQQELLDHPSAIIVSPAPIFGVKLIETVQKVFSWCGYPLLVDAENWMAHRGAAQVILNIFRHTRTPGNYVVLSGDVHYSFVYEVLIRHRKAGPRIWQITSSGIKNEFPKTLLEWFDRLNRWLYSPRSPLNWLTKRRRMRIVPYTPEHAEAGERLWNSAGIGQVFFNEQGQPREIIQHNSNGAAKTRMLAPDLSEYPD, encoded by the coding sequence ATGTCTCCAACACTTGATGACCTGAACTCCCTGCCTGCTGTTTTGGCCGGCCCGCTGCTGCGACGGCTGGAGCCGACACGACTGGTGATGTGGCTGGTCGGTACGCGTCCTCTGTCGCTGACTTTGCGCTTGCAGGGTGTAGGAGACATTCCGCTCGATGTAGAGAATTGCACAGTCATTCCCGTAGGCAGTCGAGCGTTTGTTCACCTCATCGATATCACACTCGATAGCGCCCTGCCCTTCGACACCTTTATCGACTACGACTTGCTGATCGATGACGAAAAAGGCATAGCCGATTGGGCGCCGCACCTGCTTTATGCCGATACCACCCGCCCGAACTTTGTCCTGCGCTCCCGGATAGATCAGTTGCTCCACGGCTCCTGCCGCAAGCCGCATCACCCGGCGGCGGATGGTTTGCTGTGTGTCGATCAACTGCTGGCGGCGCAAACCGACCCGCAACAACGCCCGGCGCTGTTGATGATGAGCGGCGATCAGGTCTACGCCGATGACGTTGCCGGCCCGATGCTGCGGGCGATCCATGCCTTGATCGAGCGCCTCGGCCTGCTCGACGAACACCTCGAAGGTGCCGTGGTCAGCGACAGCGCGAAACTCTACCAACACCCGGCCAGTTACTACCACCGTGCGGATTTGTTACCGGCTCTGGAGAGCAACGAGACGTTGCGCGAGCGATTTTTCGGCGGTGCGCGTAAGCCGATTTTCACCAGCAGCAGCGCCGACAATCACCTGGTGACGTTTGCCGAAATCATGGCGATGTACTTGCTGGTGTGGTCACCGGTTGCGTGGACACTGATCAATCCGCAGCCTCCGCTACTGACGCCGGATCGCCTCAAGCGATATGCACTCGAACAGACCCGGATCGACGCCTTCAAGGCAGGACTGGACAACGTCGCCCGAGTGCTGGCGCATCTGCCGAGCCTGATGATTTTCGACGATCACGACATCACCGATGACTGGAACCTTTCCGCGCAATGGGAGGAAACGGCCTACGGCCATCCGTTCTCCAAGCGCATCATCGGCAACGCGCTGATTGCCTACATGCTGTGCCAGGGCTGGGGCAATAACCCGGATGCCTTCAAGGATGTACTGGAGAAAACCCGACGCCTGGCCGCCAGTGGCGATGACCATTACCTCGACAGCCCGGTGCAGGACGAACTGATCGATGACTTGCTGTGCTTTCAGAACTGGCACTTCGTGATGCCGACCAGCCCGGCGCTGGTCGTGCTTGACACGCGTACCCGACGCTGGCGCAGCGAAATGACGCTCAAGCAACCGTCGGGTCTGCTCGACTGGGAAGCCTTGAGCGAACTGCAGCAAGAGCTGCTCGATCACCCGTCGGCGATCATCGTTTCGCCCGCGCCGATTTTTGGTGTGAAGCTGATTGAAACGGTGCAAAAGGTCTTCAGCTGGTGCGGTTACCCACTGCTGGTGGATGCCGAGAACTGGATGGCCCATCGTGGCGCCGCGCAGGTGATCCTGAATATTTTCCGACACACACGTACGCCGGGTAACTACGTGGTGCTGTCCGGTGATGTGCATTATTCCTTCGTCTACGAAGTACTTATCCGACACCGCAAGGCCGGCCCACGGATCTGGCAGATCACCAGCAGCGGGATCAAGAACGAGTTTCCGAAAACCCTGCTGGAGTGGTTCGACCGTCTCAACCGCTGGCTCTACTCACCGCGCTCGCCACTGAACTGGCTGACCAAACGTCGACGTATGCGCATCGTGCCGTACACACCAGAACATGCCGAGGCAGGTGAACGACTGTGGAACTCAGCGGGGATCGGTCAGGTGTTTTTCAACGAGCAAGGCCAGCCACGCGAGATCATTCAGCACAACTCCAATGGAGCGGCGAAGACACGGATGCTGGCGCCGGATTTGTCGGAATACCCGGACTAA
- a CDS encoding PH domain-containing protein yields MIDFNNKGFFKLKQNDEYAERVTALLLEGEEVIDSYKAMRDGVVFTNKRIIAVNVQGITGSKKDFTSLPYKNIVAYSVETSGTFDLDSELEIYFSSLGKVKFEFTGKTSMVEISKYISRHLL; encoded by the coding sequence ATGATCGACTTCAACAACAAAGGTTTCTTCAAACTCAAGCAGAACGACGAATACGCCGAGCGTGTGACGGCATTGCTGCTGGAAGGCGAAGAGGTGATCGATTCCTACAAAGCCATGCGCGACGGCGTGGTGTTCACCAACAAACGCATCATCGCGGTCAATGTGCAGGGCATCACCGGCAGCAAGAAGGATTTCACGTCACTGCCGTACAAGAACATCGTCGCGTACTCCGTGGAAACGTCGGGCACGTTCGATCTGGACTCGGAGCTGGAGATTTATTTTTCTTCGCTGGGAAAGGTGAAGTTCGAGTTCACCGGGAAAACGTCGATGGTGGAAATTTCGAAGTACATCTCCAGGCATTTGCTGTAA